A DNA window from Legionella sp. MW5194 contains the following coding sequences:
- a CDS encoding 6-carboxytetrahydropterin synthase, whose protein sequence is MSKYLTTVELQKESMKFSAGHTTIFSATEREPLHGHMYNVYLALTTWVEENGMTFDYRYYKERIHKLCRQLNQTFLMPQFSPFLQYAEDETYLYFTFNHKKIPFLREDVTLMPLTNITVEELSRWFVQELIKDTAELDRHRIEKVVVKVFSAPGQSASHEWQRI, encoded by the coding sequence ATGAGCAAATATTTAACCACGGTGGAATTACAAAAAGAATCCATGAAGTTTTCCGCAGGCCACACGACCATCTTTTCAGCCACCGAGCGCGAACCCTTGCATGGCCATATGTACAACGTTTATCTGGCACTGACAACCTGGGTTGAAGAAAATGGCATGACCTTCGATTACCGCTACTACAAGGAGCGCATTCACAAACTGTGCCGGCAACTGAATCAGACCTTTCTAATGCCGCAATTCTCTCCCTTTCTGCAATACGCTGAAGACGAAACGTACCTTTATTTCACCTTTAACCACAAAAAAATTCCTTTCCTTAGGGAAGACGTCACGCTCATGCCCTTAACCAACATCACTGTGGAAGAGCTATCCCGCTGGTTTGTGCAGGAATTGATTAAAGACACCGCCGAGCTGGACCGTCACCGCATTGAAAAAGTGGTGGTTAAGGTTTTTTCAGCCCCCGGGCAATCCGCCAGTCATGAATGGCAACGCATTTAA
- a CDS encoding class I SAM-dependent methyltransferase, whose protein sequence is MSNLTSLHPILQACGEIPFVEFMQHALYAPGSGYYSAGLQKFGAEGDFITAPELTPLFAQTLAVQCQQILKELDRPVLFEFGAGSGRLCVDLLKALEALQCLPEQYLIMEVSGNLRQRQHQLIQTELPHLQTHVQWLERWPEQGFDGVMIANEVLDAMPVHRFLQTEQGLLESWISVDEQGQLSERFKPCDNSRLINYLQQALPDLPCPYQSEVNLFTEDWLKECSRILHRGAMLLIDYGFPRHEYYHPDRNQGTLMCHFRHHAHSNPLIHVGEQDITAHVDFTQVAEAGHDAGFHVAGYTNQASFLLANGLLSLLERIADGPQRIRAQQAVKQLIQPEEMGELFKVIALTKGIDFPLQGFLLHDKRVSL, encoded by the coding sequence ATGAGTAACCTTACTTCGCTTCATCCCATTTTGCAGGCATGCGGTGAAATTCCCTTTGTTGAATTCATGCAACACGCCCTCTATGCGCCAGGCAGCGGTTATTACAGCGCCGGATTGCAGAAGTTTGGTGCAGAAGGTGATTTTATCACAGCTCCCGAATTAACCCCGCTTTTTGCTCAAACACTGGCGGTACAGTGTCAACAGATTCTTAAGGAACTGGACCGCCCGGTTTTGTTTGAGTTTGGTGCCGGTTCAGGACGTCTTTGTGTGGATTTACTCAAGGCGCTGGAAGCACTGCAGTGCTTGCCAGAGCAATACCTGATCATGGAAGTTAGCGGCAATTTACGCCAACGTCAACACCAACTGATTCAAACGGAACTCCCTCATCTCCAAACGCACGTTCAATGGTTAGAGCGGTGGCCAGAACAGGGCTTTGATGGGGTCATGATAGCCAATGAGGTACTTGACGCCATGCCCGTTCATCGCTTTTTGCAAACGGAACAGGGCTTGCTGGAGAGCTGGATAAGCGTTGATGAACAAGGGCAACTCAGCGAGCGTTTCAAGCCTTGCGACAATTCCCGCCTGATCAATTACCTGCAACAAGCCTTACCCGACCTGCCCTGCCCCTATCAATCGGAAGTGAATTTATTCACAGAGGACTGGCTTAAAGAATGCAGCCGGATTTTACATCGGGGCGCCATGCTGCTGATTGATTATGGTTTCCCGCGCCATGAATATTACCATCCCGATCGCAATCAGGGCACCTTGATGTGCCATTTCCGCCATCACGCCCACAGTAACCCGCTCATTCATGTCGGCGAACAAGACATTACCGCACACGTGGATTTTACCCAGGTGGCCGAAGCGGGGCACGACGCGGGTTTTCATGTCGCCGGTTACACCAATCAAGCCTCTTTCTTGCTTGCGAACGGTTTGCTAAGCTTACTGGAGCGTATAGCCGATGGGCCGCAACGCATTCGAGCTCAGCAAGCGGTAAAACAGTTAATTCAGCCCGAAGAAATGGGTGAGCTTTTTAAGGTGATTGCCTTGACCAAAGGCATCGATTTTCCCCTGCAGGGCTTTCTACTTCATGATAAGCGAGTGAGTTTGTGA
- a CDS encoding thioesterase family protein encodes MTDAKIAVHQKTFSIAWGDMDALGHVNNGRYFDYFQQARIDWLQELNLDMRQALGPVVIHIACTFLKPVVYPATLTLTSSVHSLGRSSFVMDHDLFQDEQLMAQGTSKIVWVDYQKNQSVPVPERIRGFFNKNK; translated from the coding sequence ATGACCGATGCCAAAATTGCTGTTCACCAAAAAACCTTTTCCATTGCCTGGGGCGACATGGACGCGCTGGGTCATGTCAACAATGGCCGTTATTTCGACTACTTTCAACAGGCGCGCATTGACTGGCTGCAGGAATTGAACCTGGACATGCGGCAAGCGCTTGGTCCGGTTGTTATTCACATTGCCTGCACCTTTTTAAAGCCCGTGGTTTATCCAGCCACATTAACCTTGACCAGCAGCGTGCATAGCCTGGGGCGTTCCAGTTTCGTAATGGATCACGATTTGTTTCAGGATGAGCAACTGATGGCTCAGGGCACAAGTAAAATTGTCTGGGTTGATTATCAGAAAAATCAGTCGGTTCCCGTACCGGAACGCATTCGCGGTTTTTTCAACAAAAATAAATGA
- a CDS encoding primosomal protein N', which yields MAQIVKVCIPHTHRDYFDYLPADTLPLAGSRVLVPFRNKIRVGIVIGSGETEQEITTLKTIERLFDEDPLLTPSLLELCHWVSRYYQSPLSEVLPLALPKNYRLGKEAQLAFVDYFQLALPAKEALHRLNPRARKQQQLLAQFTPNARAVSKRELQKAGFTSTLLTSLCERGILECRQEVALPMAGNRSPEAPLALNEEQQSAVEKITANTTGYHCYLLQGVTGSGKTEVYLQVMSTWLSLNRQILVLVPEIGLTPQLIHRFNQRLSVPMAVIHSGLNEQERQQAWHLAKIGAVNVVIGTRTAVFTPMPHLGLIIIDEEHDPSLKQGEGVRYSARDTALMRAHLAGIPILLGSATPSLESLQNSLQGKYSLLRLNQKALNQSPLHIQITDLRNVPLNDGLADSTLKTMAAHLNEGNQVLVFINRRGYAPVLLCHQCGWMADCRACDSHLTLHRQRQQLLCHHCGLSQAIPSACKQCKSRELVPVGVGTQRLYDYLSQHFPTTRVLRIDRDEVRKKNELDERLAQIHRGEAQLIIGTQMLAKGHHFPGLTLVVIVDVDAGFYNQDFRALERLGQLLTQVAGRAGRADKQGQVIIQTHFPTHPLLNTLVQKGYDAFAEALLTSRQQAALPPYHYLAVIRAQDKKPASLLQFLHAVKNQLQGQSIDIMGPAPAPLPRKANQYRMQLLLKSSSRKLLQQSLTTLREWLTINKSHNVRWNIDVDPMDLT from the coding sequence ATGGCTCAAATCGTTAAGGTTTGTATTCCACACACTCACCGCGATTATTTCGATTATTTACCGGCTGACACGTTGCCCTTAGCCGGTTCTCGTGTACTTGTACCGTTCCGTAATAAAATTCGCGTTGGCATTGTCATCGGATCAGGTGAGACCGAACAGGAAATTACCACCTTAAAAACCATTGAGCGGCTTTTTGACGAAGATCCACTGTTGACGCCATCATTGCTTGAATTGTGTCACTGGGTGAGCCGCTACTACCAGTCGCCTCTGTCTGAAGTACTTCCCCTTGCCCTGCCTAAAAATTATCGCCTCGGTAAAGAAGCACAATTGGCTTTTGTCGATTATTTTCAATTGGCCCTTCCTGCAAAGGAGGCGTTGCATCGCCTTAATCCAAGGGCGCGAAAACAGCAGCAATTGCTGGCCCAATTCACACCCAACGCCAGGGCGGTCAGCAAACGCGAATTGCAGAAAGCCGGATTTACTTCCACCCTGTTAACCTCTCTGTGCGAGCGTGGCATTCTGGAGTGCCGTCAGGAAGTAGCCCTGCCAATGGCAGGTAATCGCAGTCCCGAGGCGCCGCTTGCGTTAAATGAGGAACAACAGTCAGCGGTCGAAAAAATTACCGCCAACACGACAGGGTATCATTGTTATCTTTTACAAGGGGTAACCGGTAGCGGTAAAACAGAAGTCTACCTTCAGGTGATGAGTACCTGGCTGTCTTTAAACCGACAGATTCTGGTTTTAGTCCCGGAAATCGGCTTAACACCGCAATTGATTCATCGTTTTAACCAGCGACTGAGCGTGCCCATGGCTGTGATTCACTCCGGTCTCAATGAGCAGGAGCGTCAGCAGGCCTGGCATCTGGCTAAAATCGGAGCTGTTAACGTTGTCATCGGCACTCGCACCGCCGTGTTTACACCCATGCCCCACCTGGGCTTGATTATCATTGATGAAGAGCACGACCCCTCATTAAAGCAGGGGGAGGGTGTGCGCTATTCCGCCCGCGACACCGCCTTGATGCGGGCGCACCTTGCAGGCATTCCCATTCTTCTGGGTTCAGCCACCCCAAGCCTTGAAAGCCTGCAAAACAGTCTGCAGGGGAAATACAGCCTGCTGCGTTTAAACCAAAAAGCGCTTAATCAATCGCCACTGCATATTCAAATCACCGATTTACGCAATGTTCCGCTTAACGATGGCCTGGCTGACTCGACCCTTAAAACCATGGCTGCCCATCTGAACGAGGGTAATCAAGTGTTGGTCTTCATTAACCGCCGCGGTTACGCACCGGTTCTGCTCTGCCATCAATGCGGCTGGATGGCAGATTGCCGCGCCTGCGACAGCCACCTGACGCTGCACCGCCAACGCCAGCAGTTGCTTTGCCACCATTGCGGCTTAAGCCAGGCTATTCCCTCGGCCTGCAAACAATGCAAAAGCCGGGAACTCGTTCCTGTCGGTGTGGGGACTCAACGACTTTATGATTATTTAAGTCAGCACTTCCCAACCACCCGAGTATTACGTATTGATCGGGATGAAGTGCGTAAAAAAAATGAACTGGATGAACGGCTGGCCCAAATCCATCGAGGGGAGGCCCAATTAATCATTGGAACGCAAATGTTGGCGAAAGGGCATCATTTCCCCGGTTTGACCCTGGTCGTGATTGTGGACGTGGATGCCGGCTTCTACAATCAGGACTTCCGTGCCTTGGAGCGCCTGGGTCAGTTGCTTACTCAGGTGGCAGGACGTGCAGGACGCGCTGACAAACAGGGGCAGGTGATTATCCAAACCCATTTCCCGACCCACCCCTTGTTAAACACGCTGGTGCAGAAAGGCTACGATGCGTTTGCCGAAGCCTTGCTGACCTCCCGCCAGCAAGCCGCCCTCCCACCCTACCATTACCTTGCCGTGATTCGCGCCCAGGATAAAAAACCGGCGTCACTGCTTCAATTTCTGCATGCGGTCAAGAACCAGTTACAGGGTCAATCCATTGACATCATGGGACCGGCCCCGGCCCCGTTGCCGCGTAAAGCCAATCAATACCGCATGCAATTATTATTGAAGTCATCCTCCCGTAAATTACTGCAACAGTCATTGACGACCTTAAGGGAGTGGTTAACAATAAATAAATCACACAACGTCCGCTGGAATATCGACGTGGATCCCATGGATTTAACATGA